The following coding sequences are from one Eublepharis macularius isolate TG4126 chromosome 19, MPM_Emac_v1.0, whole genome shotgun sequence window:
- the LOC129346385 gene encoding ER membrane protein complex subunit 3-like produces the protein MAAPELRLDGSIRFWVLLPVAWIALAVGILRLRVAGLWRGERALGWPEQRQDTRMLARSRLLRENGRFLTHQGFLMRKHYFNDPESGFFRKTKRKVQPRNPLTDPTMVTEMMRGNIVNVLPMILVGGWINWAFSGFVATKVPFPLTLRFKPMLQRGINLPSLDPSWVSSASWYFLNVFGLRRVYNLILGEETAAEQNQLLLQDQFLGPPVPAPPDPNKAFKAEWEALELVSHRWALQDVEEQLMGQNLKLAGRFGPD, from the exons ATGGCGGCGCCGGAGTTGCGCCTGGACGGCTCGATCCGCTTCTGGGTTCTGCTGCCCGTCGCTTGGATCGCGCTCGCCGTCGGGATCCTGCGGCTGCGCGTGGCGGGGCTGTGGCGCGGCGAGCGCGCGCTGGGTTGGCCGGAGCAACGGCAGGACAC GCGGATGCTGGCACGTAGCCGCCTCCTGAGGGAAAATGGACGGTTCCTGACTCATCAG GGCTTCCTCATGCGCAAACATTACTTCAACGACCCAGAAAGTGGTTTCTTCCGTAAAACAAAGCGCAAAGTGCAGCCCCGAAACCCATTGACAG ATCCAACCATGGTTACGGAGATGATGAGAGGGAATATCGTCAACGTGCTTCCCATGATCCTTGTCGGAGGCTGGATCAATTGGGCCTTCTCCGGCTTTGTGGCTA CCAAGGTTCCCTTCCCCTTGACCCTGCGATTCAAGCCCATGCTGCAGCGTGGAATTAACTTGCCTTCCCTGGATCCCTCTTG GGTGAGCTCAGCCTCCTGGTACTTCCTCAACGTCTTTGGCCTGCGCCGGGTATACAATCTCATCCTGGGGGAAGAGACTG CTGCAGAACAGAACCAGCTTCTGCTACAAGATCAGTTCCTAGGTCCGCCGGTGCCTGCCCCCCCTGACCCCAATAAGGCCTTCAAG GCCGAGTGGGAAGCTTTAGAACTCGTGTCTCACCGTTGGGCTCTACAGGATGTGGAAGAACAACTGATGGGTCAGAACCTCAAGCTGGCAGGGAGGTTTGGGCCCGACTGA